The Priestia megaterium NBRC 15308 = ATCC 14581 region AGAAGATACGTTAGAAAACTTGTTAACGCGTCTATTAGAAAATGACGTGCGAGAAGAATTTGCTGTGAAGATCGAGCACGCTATCGATGTATATGCAATGTTCTTTGACCGTTTAAGTGAAGCAAGTACAGAAATCGTTGGTTCTAGCCGTAAAGAAGTAGCCCGCACAAACGGATTACAAAGTGTAGGAAAAGAACTTTTATCGCTGCTTGAGCATATCGGAAACGAGCTTGTGTTTGAGAGTGAGACCTATACAGTAGACGAGTATACGCTGCGAATTGTAGATGAGTACCTAGATCAAATTGATTATTCGCTGCGCTTATTTATGGACAACGAAAATGCCATCTACTGGGTAGAAGAAAATAACTGGCAGCTGACGTTGGTTATTATGCCGCAAGCAGTAAAAGACGTCTTAAAAGAACGAGTATTTGCGAAGAAAATACCATATATTTTCACTTCTGCGACTCTTTCAGATAACCAATCGTTCGATTATTTAGCATATAGCTTAGGAATTGCAAAGCCGCTTTCTTTTTCTGTTGAATCGCCATTTGATTATGATGAGCAAATGAAAATTGCGGTAAAAAATGTTTCGGATGATCAAGAAGAAGCGTTTGCTGAAAAATTCGCCTTTGCTGTTGCGCAGCTCGAAAAAACGAACGGACGAGCACTTTTACTGTTTAACAGCAAAGAAGAACTAGAGATGTTCAAAGAAGTTTCCAAAGAGTTAAATCAGTACACATTTTTATTTGAAGGCGATCAAGAAATCAGTAAATTAGTATCTCAGTTCCAAAGGGAAGAAGAAACGATTTTATGCGCTGTTCATTTGTGGGAAGGATTGGATATTCCTGGACCTTCGCTATCTAATGTAATTATTTGGTCTCTGCCGTATCCACCAAATGATCCGGTCTTTGAAGCAAAGCGCAATCAAGTAGTCGATCCATTCTGGGATGCAGATATGCCGTATATGCTTCTTCGCTTAAAGCAAGGAGTTGGAAGGCTGATTCGCTCTCATAACGATAAGGGTCTAATCACGATCTTTATGCCAAAAAGCACAGATTCAAAAGTGCGTTCAATCATTGAACAAAATGTCCCAACGAAAATAGAAAACGTATAAAAAAGCGCGGTTGTAGCCGCGCTTTTTTATACGTATAATAGATTGAATATTCAGTTATATACATGCCGTTACTATTATGATAAAATAATTTATGGTGAAATAAGGAAAGTAAGGAGGAAAAACAATGAGAGAAGACATACAGAAAATTGAGAAACAGTTTTATGAATACATGAATAAAATCAAAAGTTATCAAGAGGCAATCGGAGTGATGTACTGGGATTTGAGGACGGGTGCTCCAAAAAAAGGGGCGGATCAGCGTTCTGAAGTTATTGGTATGATTTCATCAGAAGCGTTCAATCTTTCTGTTTCTGATGAAATGGCAGGTTTTATTGAGAAATTAACGAACCCTGAGTCACAGCCTTACATAAACGATATTACGAAAAAAGCAGTGGAAGAATGTAAAAAAGAATATGATTTAAATAAAAAGATTCCTCCGCATGAATATAAAGAATACGTTACATTAACTTCAAAAGCTGAGTCGGTTTGGGAAGACGCAAAAGAAAAAGCAGATTTTGCTTTATTTCAACCTTACCTCGAAAAAATTGTAGCGTTCAATCAGAAGTTTGTGGAGTATTGGGGGTATGAAGGAAACAAATATAACCGTTTATTAGACCTTTTTGAACCGGGGATGACGGTTGAAATCTTAGACGAGGTATTTGGAAAGCTACGGGAGCATATTGTGCCTCTTGTTCAGCGAATCGCCGGGTCGAATACAAAGCCAAATACGGAATTTTTATTCCGTACTTTCCCAAAAGAAGCGCAAAAGCAATTTAGTCTAGACGTGTTAAAAACGCTTGGCTATGATTTTGAAGCGGGGCGACTTGATGAAACAGTCCATCCTTTTGCTACTGGCTTAAACCCGGGAGATGTGCGCATCACGACTAAGTATGCTGAAAACGATTTCCGAACGGCTATTTTTGGAACGATTCACGAATGCGGCCATGCTTTATATGAGCAAAATATTTCAAAGGATCTTGTCGGTACGGTTCTATGTGAAGGTACTTCAATGGGAATTCATGAATCGCAGTCGCTGTTTTTTGAGCAGTTTGTCGGAAAAAATAAAGCATTTTGGCAGCATCATTACCACGTACTAAAAGAGCATGCGCCGGGACAATTTGACGATGTAGATTTAGAAGATTTTTACCGAGGAGTAAATGAGGCGAAACCGTCGCTTATTCGTATTGAAGCAGATGAGTTAACGTATCCTCTTCATATTATGATTCGCTATGAGATTGAAAAGGGATTAATAAACGGAGAATATAAAGTTGCAGATTTACCAGAAATTTGGAATGAGAAATACGAAGAATATTTAGGAGTTCGTCCAGGTCACGATGGAGAAGGCGTGCTTCAGGACGTACACTGGGCCGGAGGAAGCTTTGGGTATTTCCCTTCCTACGCTCTTGGCTATATGTACGCAGCTCAGTTTAAGCATACCATGTTAAAAGACTTGCCCAATTATGATGAACTCCTCGAAAAAGGAGAAATTTCGCCGATTACAAATTGGCTAACAGAACATATTCATCAGTACGGAAAAATGAAAAAGCCTCTTGAAATTTTAAACGATGTAACGGAAGAAGGCTTAAATGTAGATTATTTAATTCAGTATCTAGAAAAGAAATATGGAGAAATTTATCACGTATAAAAAGCGCTATAACCGAATATTATGTTTTGTATCACAAGTAAATGTTCGAAAATATCGTTTTTAGATATTTTCAAATAAAAGATTTGCTGATATAATACAATTAACTCAATAACGCACTCATATAATGACGAGAATAAGGCTCGTAAGTATCTACCAAACTACCGTAAATAGTTTGACTATGGGTGAGCGATGAAGTTTGTTTTTCACTTTTGTGCGTAAAAGCTCAAAGACATTGCTCTACTCATATACGAGTGCAGCTATGTTTTTGAGCTTTTTTAATACAAACGTTGGAGGAACGAACTATGAAAGCTTTGCAAAACAAAATTTTAACAGATGGTATCGTATTATCAGACACGGTTTTAAAAGTAGACACATTTTTAAACCACCAAATGGATCCTGTATTAATGAAAGAAATTGGAGAAGAATTCGCTTCGCGTTTTGAAGATGCAGGAATTACGAAGATTTTAACGATTGAATCATCTGGAATTGCTCCAGCGATTATGACCGCATTGAAGCTAAACGTTGAGATGGTGTTTGCTAGAAAAAGAAAATCTTTAACACTTCAAGACGGACTCATTACATCAAAAGTATATTCATTTACAAAAAAAGAAGAAAATGAAATTTCAGTTGCTGATAAATTTATTCAAGAAGATGACGTGATTTTAATTATTGATGACTTTTTAGCAAACGGTCAAGCTGCATTCGGCTTGATGGATATCGTGCAAAAAGCAGGTGCTAAAGTAGGCGGCATTGGTATTGTTATTGAAAAAGCGTTTCAAGATGGAGGAAAACAAATTCGTCAATCAGGCGTTAAAGTAGAATCATTAGCACGCATTCAGTCTTTATCAAATGGTAAAGTGACATTTGTTGAAGATAAACCAACAGTGGAGGTTTAATATGAATAAAGGAAAAGTCTTTTCACTTGGTTTACAGCATGTTTTAGCTATGTACGGAGGTGCGATTGTTGTTCCGCTTATTGTTGGAGGAGCCATTGGCTTGACTCAGCAGCAGCTTACGTATTTAGTGGCGATTGACTTATTTATGTGCGGTGTGGCAACACTACTGCAAGTATGGAAAAATCGTTTTTTTGGAATTGGTCTTCCAGTTGTATTAGGGTGTACGTTTACTGCCGTAGGACCTATGATTTCAATTGGAGGTTCTTACGGCGTTTCCTCCATATATGGTTCTATTATCGTGGCTGGTTTACTCATCGTCCTTCTTTCTGCTTTTTTAGGTAAATTGGTTAAGTTTTTCCCTCCTTTAGTTACAGGTTCGGTTGTAACGATTATTGGAATTACGTTAATTCCCGTAGCGATTAAAGATTTAGCCGGAGGAGAAGGAAGTAAAGATTTTGGCAGCTTGAGCAATCTAGGTTTAGGTTTTGGCGTTTTGTTATTAATTATTGTTCTGTATCGATTTACAAAAGGATTTATGCGCTCCGTCTCTGTGTTATTAGGATTAGTTGTTGGAACAATTGCAGCGTCTTTTATGGGAAAAGTCGATTTTTCCGGCGTAAAAGGAGAAGCGTGGGTTCATATGCCACATGTGCTGTACTTTGGGATGCCAACTTTTAATATTATGGCCATTCTGACAATGTTCCTTGTTTTACTTGTTGGCATTGTCGAGTCAACAGGCGTTTATTTTGCTGTTAGTGATATTTGTAAAAAAGAAGTGGATGAAAAAGATTTGTCTAAAGGCTATCGTGCAGAAGGATTGGCCATTTTATTAGGCGGATTTTTTAACGCATTTCCTTATACAGCGTATTCTCAAAATGTAGGACTTTTACAGTTGTCAGGTGTTCGCACAAGAAATGTTGTATTTGCAGCGAGTGGAATTTTAATCGTTTTGGGTTTTCTACCTAAAATCGCAGCCGTGACGACAGTTATCCCGAGCTCTGTACTTGGAGGAGCAATGGTAGCTATGTTTGGAATGGTAATCTCTTCAGGTATTAAAATCCTTAGTCAAGTTGATTTAGCCAAACAAGAAAATCTTCTTGTGATTGCATGTTCGGTTGGCATGGGTCTAGGGGTGACGGTTGTACCTGAAATCTTCAAAAACTTACCAGAGAGTCTTCAAGTTCTTACTGGAAGCGGTATTGTAATGGGGAGCTTTACAGCAATCTTTTTAAATATTGTCTTTAATATGATGAAATCACCACGTACGCAAGTTGCAGAAACAAAGTTAACAAATGAAGTAGTATCGAAATAAAAAGAGGCTAGAACAAAAGTATTTTAGTGAAGAAGATCCGAACGATTAATCGTTCGGATCTTTTCATTGTCCTAAGGAACATAGCTTTAACAAGCGATCCATAGCAGATCATTTGTCCAATTTGTTCGTCTTTCCTATTAAGACCGTGTTTTGAAAAAGAGTGTATAAAGCATTTTCCCCACGTCAGGGTTTTTTGCCACTAATGAAATTTCTCTTTTGAATTTGAAGTCTGTAATGGGTAACGCTTTAATGTTTGAGCTTTGTAAATGGCGCATAAAAATTTCAGGGAGAATTGAAATACCTAAATTAGCTGAAATAAATCCCATAATACTTTGCGCAAATTCAATTTCATTGGAAATGGAAATTTTTAAGTTATGACGCTTGTACGCTTTTTCTACTAGTGTCCGAACATCGCACCTTGGGGGGAGAACTACAATGGGTTCTTCTTTGAAATCTTCAAATAATACGCTTTCTTTTTCGGCTATCGGGTGCTGATCATTCACAAATAAATAAAAGTCTTCTTTGAACAATAGTTTTGACCAGTAAGTATGTTGAACCTCTCGATCATCAAATAAAGCCCCGTCAATTTGATTGCTTTCTAACTGCTCTAACAAATCATAATAGTGATGCGAGGTTTTTATATCAATATGGCGATTGTGCTCTTTAGCAGAAGCCAGTTGATAAGGTAAGTAAAAAGCAGCCATACTTTGCCACGTTCCGATAGTTAAATCACAAGCTTCTTGCGTAGACACTAATTTTTTTTGAAGAGCATGAACACTTGAAAGTATGGATTCACCTTCTTGTAAAAGAATTTCACCCGCTGAGGTTAATTCTACTCCTGTAGCGGAGCGAATAAAGTGACACATGGCAAAAAGACGGACGCATTCGCAAATTAACATTTACTGGTTCAACAGCGGTTGGTAAACATTTAATGCGCGGTGCTGCGGATACTGTGAAAAAATTATCGCTGGAATTAGGCGGTCACGCACCGTTTATCGTAACAGAAAATGCAGATTTAGACGCTGCTGTAAACGGCGTAATTGCTTCTAAGTTTGTCAACGCAGGTCAAACGTGCATCTGCACAAACCGCGTATATGTACAAGAATCCATTGCAGATGCTTTTGTTGAAAAATTTGCAGCAAAAGCAGCGCAATTAACAGTAGGAAATGGATTAGAAGAAGGTACACAAGTTGGACCGTTAATTAACGACAAAGTGGTTGAGAAAGTAAAAGCACAAATTGCGGATGCAAAAAGTAAAGGAGCTAAAGTTGTGGTTGGCGGACAAGCTATAACAACTAAAAACGGTTTCTTTATGGAGCCGACAATTATTACAAATGTAACTGATGACATGAATTGCATGTTTGAAGAAACGTTTGGACCATTGGCCCCTGTAGCAACATTCAAAACAGTAGAAGAAGCTGTAGAACGAGCAAACAATAGCCCTTATGGTTTAGCCGCTTACGTATTTACAGAAAACATTAAAGAAGCAACGTTTGTATCTGAAGAGTTAGAATACGGCATTGTAGGAGTAAATGATGGCTCTCCGTCTGCAGCTCAAGCTCCATTCGGCGGCTTTAAAGAAAGTGGTCTTGGACGCGAAGGAAGTCATTACGGCATTGACGATTATTTAGAAGTAAAATATATCTCAATGGGACTTTAATCAAAAGTAGAGGGACAAAAATATTTTAGTCGAAGTGAAACACGAACTAGCAACTAATAATCAAAATTATTGGTTGTTAGTTCGTATTTTTTTGTTGTGAAGATGGACGTAGCTTTCATGTGTTTCGTTGTGTCCCAGCCTCTTTTTTATGCACTTTTGTAAAGAAAATTTGGAATAATAGTTCTTTAACGCAATTAATTGCATTTCTAGGATGTCTGTGCAAGAATAAGTATTTCAAAAATGGTTTAGCTTTGTTTAAAGCGTGGGTAATACAACAAACGCACATGATTGCTTGTTAGATGAAATAAAAAGCAGAACTTTACCACTGATAAATTACCCACGCTAGAACCAAAATAGTAGTACTGAATGGTGAAAAATATAGGAGTTGATATAGATGATTACAGCAGAGAAAAACATAGTGAAATTTAAAGCAAAAGACGGACGTGAAGTCACTATTCGCCCTGCACAGGCAAGCGATGCAGAGCATATTACAACAGCGGTAAGAGAAATTATTGAGGCTGGGGAATTTATTCAAAAAGATGAGCCGCGTACAGTCCAAGAAGAGCAAGATTTTATTGCATCAGTAGAAAAGAACAATCACATGTACGTTGTAGCTGAAGTCGAAGGTGAAGTACTTGGAATTGCACGTGTTCTTAGAGGCGAAATTAAAATGAAGCGCCACACGGGGCTCTTCCGTACATGGCTTATTTCAAAAGCACAGGGAATGGGAATAGGAAAACAATTTATGAATTATACGCTAAACTGGTGCAAAGAAAATAATCTTCATAAACTTTCTTTAACTGTGTTTGCTTCGAATAAAGTGGCATACGAATTGTATAGAAAGGTAGGATTTGAACAAGAAGGCGTTATGAAAGAACAAGCTTATTTCAACAATGAATATGTAGATGAAATCTATATGTCCATTTTCTTTTCATAAAAAATAAGCACTTATTTTCGTCAATCCATAAATTGTATCTGTACATTCAGATTATTTGCGCTATAATAAAAGTGCACAACAAACATACACTTCTTCAAAACGTAGACTTTCCTGAGTTACAGGAAAGTTTTTTTATGTTTCGCTTCCATTCCACTAAAAAAGAATTGAATAAATCCCCAGCTATTACAAATGTTAAATGTAACGCAATCAAAGAGGTGAAGTGTATGCCAAAGATTATCTCAGTTGGATTTGGAGTTCCCCCTTATGAATTAACTCAGCAAGACACGCTGCTATTTGCAAAAGAACTTTTTTCCGAATCATTTAAAGATATTAATCGGCTGCTGACCGTTTTTCAAAATGGTCAAATTGAGAAACGTAATTTTGCCAAAGACTTGTCTTGGTTTCAAGAAGATCATACATTTGAAGAAAAAAATGATGCTTTTATAGAATCTGCTGTTGAATTAGGTACAAAAGCGATTGAAGACTGCTTAACAAATAAGAACTATGTAAGTACTCCTTTGCCGTGTGGAGAAATTGAGGCTGTTTTTTATGTTTCAACAAGCGGTTTAGCTACGCCTAGCATTGAAGCGCGAATTATGAATAAGCTTGCGTTCTCAGACCATACAAAAAGAATTCCTATTTGGGGATTAGGGTGTGCTGGAGGAGCGTCTGGGCTTTCAAGAGCTTATGAGTATTGCAAAGCCTTTCCGCGTGCCAAAGTCCTTGTTTTATCCATTGAGCTTTGCAGTTTAACTTTTCAGCGAAATGATCGTTCAAAAAGCAACTTAATTGGTACGTCTTTATTTGCGGATGGAGTAGCGGCTGCTTTAGTCGCAGGTGACGAAGCTGATACCACTTTTGCCCTTGCAAAAAGCTATCCTAACATTTTACATACACAATCGACGCTCATGCCCAATTCAGAAGATGTAATGGGGTGGGAGATTAAAAATGATGGACTATTTGTCGTCTTTTCAAAAGATATTCCCACGATTATCGATTCGTGGTTAGGCGGAGAAGTTGAGTCATTTTTACAAACTCAGCATTTGACCAGTCGCGATTTGAAGCATTTTGTTGCTCATCCTGGAGGGAAAAAAGTGCTTGAAGCATATGTATCAACGCTGTCGTTAAACGAAAATATGATTGCTGATTCCCTAGATGTACTTAAAAACCATGGAAACATGTCTTCGGCAACCGTTTTGTATGTGCTAGACCGCTTTATGAAGAAAGAAATTTCAAGTAAAGAATACGGTTTATTAACAGCTCTTGGCCCTGGATTTAGTTCTGAAATGCTTCTATTAGAGTGGAGGTAAAGCGATTGTTTTTTTATAGCTTTTTTGTATTTATTATCTTACAGCGTCTATGTGAATTGGTTATTGCCAAAAGAAATGAAGCTTGGATGAAGAGGCAGGGAGCATACGAAGCTGGTCAAAGTCACTACAAATGGATGGTAAGCATGCATGCCGCTTTTTTTGCTGCTCTTTTTACGGAAGTGTACGTGTTAAACGATGGAATGTATCGCTTTTCTTTTTTGTTGTTTAGCTTTTTTGTGCTTGTGCAACTTGCAAGAATATGGGCTATTTCTTCGTTAGGAAAGTATTGGAATACAAAAATTATCGTTTTGCCTAATGCGAAGGTTGTGCTAAGAGGTCCTTATCGTTTTATGAAGCACCCTAACTATACAGTAGTAGCGGCAGAATTGGTGTTAGTTCCGCTTATGTTTCAGGCATACTGGACGTTAGCTGTTTTTTCTGTTTTCAATTTGTGTATATTAGCCGTCAGAATTCCCTTAGAAGAGCAAGCGTTAACGAATGAAACAAATTACGGCGAAGTGATGCAAAACAGGGGACGTTTCTTTCCTGTAAAAAAATCTTAAAACTAATTGAAAATGAATATCTTTCATGATAAGATGAAACAAATGATAAAGATTATCAATTTCATCAAGTAGAAACGGTGGTGGACGTAATGGTTAGTCTTTTTGTGATCGGAGCACTTGCTACATATGTTGGCGTCACAACGTATGTAATGAAAAATATTGAAAAAGCCCAGAAGGCGTAACATACATGCGATGAATAAAAAAAGCTGTCAAATTATTGACAGCTTTTTTTATTGTTTTTGTAACTAAAAATTCAGTTTTTTATGGGAAAACGCATGCGAATCAAGTAAAATAGAGAAAGAATAAGCAGAAATGAAGATGGATAGAGCACATTTAAATACAGTCTTGAATGAGGCAAAAGGGGTAGAGTAATAATGGGTAAAGTGAGTGTGAAACATCAAGAAAATCTCCGATTGGAAGCATCTCTTTTTCATTTACATAAGCAATTTCAAGCAGCTGGAGATGAACAGCAGGCAGCAAAAGCAATACAGCTGTTAAAAAAGTGGGTGAACGGCGAATTTGTTGTAGCATTTTGCGGACATTTTTCGGCTGGAAAATCGAGCATGATTAACGAATTAATGGGGCAAGCAATTTTGCCTGCAAGTCCTATTCCAACAAGCGCAAACTTAGTATCAGTAAAAGCAGGGGATGAGCATGCAACCGTTTATTATCGCAAACAGTCGCCGGTGCGTTATGAAGCACCTTATGAGTATGAGCAAATTAAGCAGTTTGCTGTGGATGGAGATGAAGTAGAGTCCATTCATTTATCGATAGATACAGATGCTATTCCTAAAAATGTTGTGGTGATGGACACACCAGGAATTGATTCAACAGATGATGCACATCGTGTATCGACCGAGTCAGCTCTTCACTTAGCGGACGTTATTTTCTACGTGATGGATTATAATCATGTGCAGGCAGAATTAAATCTTCAATTTGCAAAACAGCTGCAAGAAGCTAATAAAACGCTTTATTTAATTGTAAATCAAATTGATAAACACCAAGAAGATCAGCTAACATTTCAAGCATTTAAAGAATCTGTAGAAACGTCATTTTTAAAGTGGAATGTGAGACCAGAAGGAATCTTCTATACGTCGTTAAAAGAGCCAACCAACCGTCATAATGACCTTTCGTACGTAAAATCTCTATTACTTGCTATGATGACGGAAAAAGAAAACCGGCATCAGCATATTCAACATGCGATGCAAATGTTAATTGACGATCACCTTGCCTTTATTGAAGACCAAGAAGAAGAAAAGTTAACGATTCATGACGAGCTGCGCCATAAGCTGACGCTTGAGAATCATGAAATGAATAAGCATCAAAAAGAGCAGCTTCTCGAAAAAGAAGCGGAAATAAGGCGTGCTGAAAAGCAGCTAGCAGAAACGTACCAACAAGAAACAGGTAAGATACTAAGCAACGCCAATTTAACACCATATGAAATGAGAGAAAAAGCTAGGCTGTTTTTAGAAACGACAAAGCCTGATTTTAAAGTAGGTCTTTTATTTGCTAAGAAAAAGACCGAGGAAGTAAAAAAAGAGCGGCTGACGTTATTTTTTGATGATATGAAAGAACGAGCAGCTTCTCAGCTGCAGTGGCACTTGCAGCAATATGTGCAAGAGCTGGTGAAAAATCAAAATCTTACCGATCCGGATCTTATACGCCAGGTTCAGCAGTTTGAAATTCCGTTAGAGCCGCATGATTTAATTGAAACGGTAAAGGCAGGAGCTACGATTAATGGTGATTATGTTTTAACGTACGCAAAAGATGTAGCCGAGCATATTAAGAAAAAAGCGACGCGATTATTATACGAGCTTTATGCGCAAATTGAACAGAGCAAAATCGAGCAAGATGAAGTAAAGCGTAAAAAAATTTATCAACACTTGCAGGAATGTGAAGTATTTGAAGAAGCGTATACATCTCTTCAGGAAATGAAATCAAAATTGGCACGTACAAAAGCTTTGCTTCAATCTTTACAGCAAACTGATGACGACCTAACGGCAGAAGATACAAACGAGTTGTCATATATGTTACAAGAAGAATATGAAACGGGCATCATGAAAGCTGAAGAAAAGCAAGAAGCTGTGAGTGAGCAGCAGTTAGTTTCACAGCCTGAGGAAGCTGTGCATGAAACAGGAACGGAAAAGGTTCTTCAAGATGTATCAGCTGTTCTCGAACAGCTCCGTTCATTTGGAAAGTTAGACCGCTTTATTACCAGACTTCAAGAAAAGCGTAAAAAGCTATCAAATCAAACGTTTACTGTAGCTTTATTCGGAGCGTTCAGTGCCGGTAAGTCATCTTTTGCTAATGCGTTGATTGGAGAAAGATTACTTCCAGTATCTCCGAACCCAACAACAGCAACTATCAATAAAATTATGCCTCCAACAGAAAAACGGCCGCATAAAACAGCTGTTGTGCAAATGAAAACAAACGAGCAGATGATCCAAGATTTGAATGGTGCACTTAAGCTGTTTCACCATGAAGTAGAATCAATTGACGAAGCGTTAACAATTATTCCAACTCTGCAGGCAACAGAAGAGCTGCAGCTGCATTTGTCGTTTTTACAGGCAGTAGAAAAAGGCTACGGCGAAGTCAAGCAGCATATCGGTTCAGAAGTAGTGGTGGATACAGAAGGATTTCATGATTATGTAGCTAAAGAAGAAAAAGCGTGTTTTGTTCAATTTATTAACCTGTATTATGACTGTGAATTTACTCGCTTAGGCATTACACTCGTTGATACACCCGGAGCTGATTCAATCAATGCGAGACACACTGGAGTAGCGTTTGAGTATATCAAAAATGCAGATGCCATTTTATTTGTAACGTATTATAATCATGCGTTTTCAAAAGCTGACCGCGAATTTCTTATTCAGCTTGGCCGTGTAAAAGATGTATTTGCGCTTGATAAAATGTTTTTCTTAGTAAATGCAGCGGACCTAGCCAGCTCGGATACAGAGCTGCAGTTAGTTCAGACCTATGTAAAAGAACAGCTTGAACAGTATGGTATACGTTTTCCGCGCTTATACCCGGTATCAAGCTTGCAGGCTTTGCAAAACCATGAGGATAAAATGTTTCTGCCATTCAAAAATGCGTTTTACCGCTTCATAAATTATGAATTACCAGAGCTTGCTATCCAAAGTGTCTATGCAGATTTCGAACAAATTTTAGCAGTTTCCAATGAAATGAAACAGGTGCAAACAAAATCAGAAGTGGATAAAAAGCGATACATTCAATCTCTTCACATAAAAAATGAGCAGGTAGCAGCAAAACTGCATGAAATTCATTTTGAATATGAACAACAGCAGTTTGACCGAGAATTAGAAGAGCTCTTATTTTATGTAAAAAAACGTCTGTTTGTAAGGTACGATGACTTCTTTAAAGAAGCCTTCAGTCCGGCAAACTTAAGGGATGATCGAGGTGAAAAGCAAAAGCAGCTGCGCCTTTGTTTGCAGGAGTTGTTAACGTCTATTTCCTTCGACGCAACGCAAGAAGTGCGTGCGACCACTTTGCGAATCGAAAAATACATCGTAAAATTAATCGAAGACTGGCATCGAATGATCATTACAAAGCTACAGCGCTATGAACCGACGTTTACTCCAACGTTGAACTCGTTAGAGCCTCCAAATGGCAGTGAAGTTGTGACAAGTCATCAATTTGATGAGAATGAATCGTATCAAAAAGAGCTTTCACTGTATAAAAACAATAAAAGCTTTTTTGAAAAAAATGAGAAAGTAAAGCTTCACGCTGCTTTACTAGAACGTATTAAGCCGGATATTAATCACTACATTGCGAAAGAAGAAGCCGCTCTTCATTCACACTATACCAATTTAGTGAATCAGTACGTTTTAGCGCATAAACAGTCTGTATCTGAAGAATGGTATGATTATTACAAACAGCTGCAAGCGGCCGTGTCTGAAGAATTTCCAATTCAAGAATTGGTAAGTACAATGACGGTGCTAGAACATGTATT contains the following coding sequences:
- a CDS encoding ATP-dependent DNA helicase, which gives rise to MMRERLPFTIERDENFFDKLNEWIGDVFYEHLPDAGLELRDEQIFMAFQIERAFKEKNVIFAEAGVGTGKTIVYLLYAICYARYIGKPAIIACADETLIEQLVKAEGDIAKLSGILDINMDVRLAKSQDQYLCLKKLDAVTARTDNENIEEIYDTLPDFVHDHSGMQSFYHYGDRKEYPHLTDEEWNQINWDTFQDCSSCEQRHRCGLTLSREHYRKAHDLIICSHDFYMEHIWTYEARKREGQLPLLPESSCVVFDEGHLLEFAAQKALTYRIQEDTLENLLTRLLENDVREEFAVKIEHAIDVYAMFFDRLSEASTEIVGSSRKEVARTNGLQSVGKELLSLLEHIGNELVFESETYTVDEYTLRIVDEYLDQIDYSLRLFMDNENAIYWVEENNWQLTLVIMPQAVKDVLKERVFAKKIPYIFTSATLSDNQSFDYLAYSLGIAKPLSFSVESPFDYDEQMKIAVKNVSDDQEEAFAEKFAFAVAQLEKTNGRALLLFNSKEELEMFKEVSKELNQYTFLFEGDQEISKLVSQFQREEETILCAVHLWEGLDIPGPSLSNVIIWSLPYPPNDPVFEAKRNQVVDPFWDADMPYMLLRLKQGVGRLIRSHNDKGLITIFMPKSTDSKVRSIIEQNVPTKIENV
- a CDS encoding carboxypeptidase M32, which encodes MREDIQKIEKQFYEYMNKIKSYQEAIGVMYWDLRTGAPKKGADQRSEVIGMISSEAFNLSVSDEMAGFIEKLTNPESQPYINDITKKAVEECKKEYDLNKKIPPHEYKEYVTLTSKAESVWEDAKEKADFALFQPYLEKIVAFNQKFVEYWGYEGNKYNRLLDLFEPGMTVEILDEVFGKLREHIVPLVQRIAGSNTKPNTEFLFRTFPKEAQKQFSLDVLKTLGYDFEAGRLDETVHPFATGLNPGDVRITTKYAENDFRTAIFGTIHECGHALYEQNISKDLVGTVLCEGTSMGIHESQSLFFEQFVGKNKAFWQHHYHVLKEHAPGQFDDVDLEDFYRGVNEAKPSLIRIEADELTYPLHIMIRYEIEKGLINGEYKVADLPEIWNEKYEEYLGVRPGHDGEGVLQDVHWAGGSFGYFPSYALGYMYAAQFKHTMLKDLPNYDELLEKGEISPITNWLTEHIHQYGKMKKPLEILNDVTEEGLNVDYLIQYLEKKYGEIYHV
- a CDS encoding xanthine phosphoribosyltransferase, which encodes MKALQNKILTDGIVLSDTVLKVDTFLNHQMDPVLMKEIGEEFASRFEDAGITKILTIESSGIAPAIMTALKLNVEMVFARKRKSLTLQDGLITSKVYSFTKKEENEISVADKFIQEDDVILIIDDFLANGQAAFGLMDIVQKAGAKVGGIGIVIEKAFQDGGKQIRQSGVKVESLARIQSLSNGKVTFVEDKPTVEV
- a CDS encoding nucleobase:cation symporter-2 family protein translates to MNKGKVFSLGLQHVLAMYGGAIVVPLIVGGAIGLTQQQLTYLVAIDLFMCGVATLLQVWKNRFFGIGLPVVLGCTFTAVGPMISIGGSYGVSSIYGSIIVAGLLIVLLSAFLGKLVKFFPPLVTGSVVTIIGITLIPVAIKDLAGGEGSKDFGSLSNLGLGFGVLLLIIVLYRFTKGFMRSVSVLLGLVVGTIAASFMGKVDFSGVKGEAWVHMPHVLYFGMPTFNIMAILTMFLVLLVGIVESTGVYFAVSDICKKEVDEKDLSKGYRAEGLAILLGGFFNAFPYTAYSQNVGLLQLSGVRTRNVVFAASGILIVLGFLPKIAAVTTVIPSSVLGGAMVAMFGMVISSGIKILSQVDLAKQENLLVIACSVGMGLGVTVVPEIFKNLPESLQVLTGSGIVMGSFTAIFLNIVFNMMKSPRTQVAETKLTNEVVSK
- a CDS encoding LysR family transcriptional regulator substrate-binding protein → MLICECVRLFAMCHFIRSATGVELTSAGEILLQEGESILSSVHALQKKLVSTQEACDLTIGTWQSMAAFYLPYQLASAKEHNRHIDIKTSHHYYDLLEQLESNQIDGALFDDREVQHTYWSKLLFKEDFYLFVNDQHPIAEKESVLFEDFKEEPIVVLPPRCDVRTLVEKAYKRHNLKISISNEIEFAQSIMGFISANLGISILPEIFMRHLQSSNIKALPITDFKFKREISLVAKNPDVGKMLYTLFFKTRS
- a CDS encoding GNAT family N-acetyltransferase, whose translation is MITAEKNIVKFKAKDGREVTIRPAQASDAEHITTAVREIIEAGEFIQKDEPRTVQEEQDFIASVEKNNHMYVVAEVEGEVLGIARVLRGEIKMKRHTGLFRTWLISKAQGMGIGKQFMNYTLNWCKENNLHKLSLTVFASNKVAYELYRKVGFEQEGVMKEQAYFNNEYVDEIYMSIFFS